The following coding sequences are from one Musa acuminata AAA Group cultivar baxijiao chromosome BXJ2-4, Cavendish_Baxijiao_AAA, whole genome shotgun sequence window:
- the LOC135611304 gene encoding leucine-rich repeat receptor-like serine/threonine-protein kinase BAM1 — MLLFYHLLFVSLLGSPSTAADDGAGYAEEHRALLSLKAQLSDPGATLGPWDATTDHCSWPGVTCDDAGAVVSLDLSGRNLSGLLPPAVGRLRSLLRLSAAANSFSGPIPSELALLPALRHLNLSNNIFNGSFPAPLARLADLRVLDLYNNNLTGPLPRELAALPQLRHIHLGGNFFSGSIPPEYGSWQFLEYLAISGNELGGPIPPEIGNLSALRELYIGYYNSYDGGLPPEIGNLSALLRLDAANCGLSGRIPPEMGNLRNLDTLFLQVNGLGGEIPPELSRLRSLKSMDLSNNALTGEIPPSFAALSNLTLLNLFRNKLFGAIPEFVGDLPELEVLQVWENNFTGSIPRRLGTNGRLQLLDLSSNKLTGSLPPDLCYGNKLQTLIALGNFLFGQIPESLGRCESLSRIRMGDNYLNGTIPQGLLSLPNLSQVELQDNYLTGGFPDTGSSSISPNLGQVCLSNNRLAGPLPSSIGNYSGLQKLLLNQNSFTGRIPPEVGRLQQLSKLDLSSNRFSGPIAPEMSKCKLLTFVDLSRNELSGDVPADVAAMRILNYLNLSRNHLEGPIPVAISTMQSLTAVDFSYNNLSGVVPSTGQFSYFNATSFVGNPDLCGPYLGPCRPGISDDSHTARAKGALSASFKLLLVIGLLICSIAFAIAAIIKARSLKRASEARAWRLTAFQRLDFTCDDVLNCLKEENIIGKGGAGVVYKGVMPDGEQVAVKRLPAMSRGSSHDHGFNAEIQTLGRIRHRHIVRLLGFCSNHETNLLVYEYMPNGSLGEVLHGKKGGHLHWDTRYKIAVEAAKGLCYLHHDCSPLILHRDVKSNNILLDSNFEAHVADFGLAKFLQDTGTSECMSAIAGSYGYIAPEYAYTLKVDEKSDVYSFGVVLLELVTGRKPVGEFGDGVDIVQWVRKVTGSNKEEVTKILDPRLPTLPVHEAMHVFYVAMLCVEEQSVERPTMREVVQILTELPKPPLKQGEDSSSGNVSAPPPPAAPVESPAKENKDEQQQQPASNSPPSDLLSI; from the exons ATGCTCTTGTTCTACCACCTCCTCTTTGTTTCCCTCCTCGGCTCGCCCTCCACGGCGGCCGACGACGGCGCCGGCTACGCGGAGGAACACCGCGCTCTTCTCTCCCTCAAGGCTCAGCTTTCCGACCCCGGCGCCACCCTCGGCCCCTGGGACGCGACCACTGACCACTGCTCCTGGCCTGGCGTCACGTGCGACGACGCCGGCGCCGTCGTCTCCCTCGACCTTTCCGGGCGCAATCTCTCCGGCCTCCTCCCTCCCGCCGTCGGTCGCCTCCGCTCTCTCCTCCGCCTCTCCGCCGCTGCCAACTCCTTCTCCGGCCCCATCCCCTCTGAACTGGCCCTCCTCCCCGCCCTCCGCCACCTCAACCTCTCCAACAACATCTTCAATGGCTCCTTCCCGGCTCCCCTCGCCCGCCTCGCCGACCTCCGCGTTCTCGACCTCTACAATAACAACCTCACCGGCCCCCTGCCCAGGGAGTTGGCCGCTCTGCCGCAGCTCCGCCACATTCACCTCGGCGGCAACTTCTTCTCCGGCTCCATCCCCCCGGAATACGGCAGCTGGCAGTTCCTCGAGTACCTCGCCATCTCCGGCAACGAGCTCGGCGGCCCCATTCCCCCGGAGATCGGCAACCTCTCCGCGCTCCGGGAGCTCTACATCGGTTACTACAACAGCTACGACGGTGGTCTCCCGCCGGAGATCGGCAACCTCTCCGCGCTGCTCCGCCTCGACGCCGCCAACTGCGGCCTCTCCGGCCGCATCCCGCCCGAGATGGGCAACCTCCGGAACCTCGACACCCTCTTCCTCCAGGTGAACGGCCTCGGCGGCGAGATCCCACCGGAGCTCAGCCGCCTCCGCAGCCTCAAGTCCATGGACCTCTCCAACAATGCCCTCACCGGCGAGATCCCGCCGAGCTTCGCCGCGCTCAGCAACCTCACTCTCCTCAACCTCTTCCGCAACAAGCTGTTCGGTGCAATCCCGGAGTTCGTGGGCGACCTCCCCGAGCTCGAGGTGCTCCAGGTGTGGGAGAACAACTTCACAGGGAGCATCCCTCGCCGTCTAGGAACCAACGGCCGCCTTCAGCTCCTCGACCTTTCGTCGAACAAGCTCACCGGGTCGCTCCCCCCGGACCTCTGCTACGGCAATAAGCTCCAAACCTTGATCGCCCTCGGCAACTTCCTCTTCGGCCAGATACCGGAGTCCCTCGGACGCTGCGAATCCTTGAGCCGCATCAGAATGGGCGACAACTACCTCAACGGAACCATTCCGCAAGGCCTCCTCAGCTTGCCGAATCTGTCCCAGGTGGAGCTCCAGGACAACTACCTCACCGGCGGATTCCCCGACACCGGTAGCTCTTCCATTTCTCCCAATCTTGGACAGGTTTGCCTCTCCAACAACCGGCTCGCCGGCCCCTTGCCGTCGTCCATCGGGAACTATTCCGGCCTCCAGAAGCTGTTGCTGAACCAGAACTCCTTCACCGGCAGAATTCCGCCCGAGGTCGGAAGGCTGCAGCAGCTGTCCAAGCTGGACTTGAGCAGCAACCGCTTCTCTGGCCCGATCGCCCCGGAGATGAGCAAGTGCAAGCTGCTGACCTTCGTGGATCTCAGCAGGAACGAGCTGTCCGGCGACGTCCCGGCGGATGTAGCCGCCATGCGGATCTTGAATTACCTCAACCTGTCGAGGAATCATCTGGAGGGCCCAATCCCGGTGGCCATCTCGACGATGCAGAGCCTGACGGCGGTGGATTTCTCCTACAACAACCTATCGGGCGTCGTGCCGAGCACCGGCCAGTTTAGCTACTTCAACGCCACGTCCTTCGTCGGCAACCCGGACCTGTGCGGCCCTTATCTCGGCCCGTGCCGGCCCGGGATCTCCGACGACTCCCACACCGCCCGCGCCAAAGGCGCCCTCTCCGCCTCTTTCAAGCTCTTGCTCGTCATCGGCCTTCTCATCTGTTCCATTGCCTTCGCCATTGCGGCCATCATCAAGGCTCGGTCCTTGAAGAGGGCCAGCGAGGCCCGGGCGTGGAGGCTGACCGCGTTCCAGCGGCTGGACTTCACGTGCGACGACGTGCTGAACTGCTTGAAAGAGGAGAACATCATCGGGAAGGGAGGGGCCGGGGTCGTCTACAAGGGCGTGATGCCCGACGGCGAACAGGTTGCCGTCAAGAGGCTTCCGGCGATGAGCAGAGGATCGTCGCACGACCACGGGTTCAACGCCGAGATACAGACTCTGGGGAGGATCCGCCACCGGCACATCGTGAGGCTGCTGGGTTTCTGCTCCAACCACGAGACCAACCTGCTggtctacgagtacatgcccaACGGCAGCCTCGGGGAGGTTCTCCATGGCAAGAAGGGCGGGCACCTGCACTGGGACACGAGGTACAAGATCGCGGTGGAGGCCGCCAAGGGTCTGTGCTACCTCCACCATGACTGCTCCCCGCTGATCCTCCACCGGGATGTGAAGTCCAACAACATCCTCCTGGATTCCAACTTCGAAGCTCATGTCGCCGACTTCGGGCTCGCCAAGTTCTTGCAGGACACGGGCACGTCCGAGTGCATGTCCGCCATTGCCGGTTCTTACGGTTACATAGCACCAG AGTATGCTTACACCCTCAAAGTGGACGAAAAGAGCGATGTTTACAGCTTCGGTGTGGTGCTGCTGGAACTCGTGACCGGGAGGAAGCCCGTCGGTGAATTCGGTGACGGCGTCGACATCGTACAGTGGGTGAGGAAGGTGACGGGCTCGAACAAGGAGGAGGTGACTAAAATCTTGGACCCAAGGCTTCCGACCCTCCCCGTCCACGAGGCGATGCATGTGTTCTACGTCGCGATGCTCTGCGTGGAGGAGCAGAGCGTGGAGCGGCCGACGATGAGGGAGGTCGTTCAGATCCTCACCGAGCTCCCTAAGCCGCCG